From one Trifolium pratense cultivar HEN17-A07 linkage group LG1, ARS_RC_1.1, whole genome shotgun sequence genomic stretch:
- the LOC123909245 gene encoding NAC domain-containing protein 17-like, which translates to MGAVSESASADAFSEVMSSMPGFRFHPTDEELVMYYLKRKICGKKLKFNVICETDVYKWDPEDLPDQSFLKTGDRQWFFFCHRDRKYPNGGRSNRATRHGYWKATGKDRNVIFNSRSVGVKKTLVFYFGRAPSGERTDWVMHEYTMDEEELKRCHDVKEYYALYKVFKKSGPGPKNGEQYGAPFKEEDWADDNVVDFNVKAAQLEAPKAVLNPFTDQPQQLAVVNPFTDQQQPMFGDEMDEFFNGAFDIEPVLDQQQFNGYADFPQVCDLQQSVVMGQFSEAMIFPEASGKLQSSGQHYDAQFVFDFNHSATSHLSEAPEVTSAPNIQSDEGPVFYEDGFLEINDLIEFEDGLSEFELYQDAEMFLGTAEANQNVDEFWMHIERNTRSQTEDYTGSFSQTNPGVVCDSVSFPTESTENQRSTVEDVTTTTSRFSSALWAFVDSIPTTPASAAENPLVNRALNRMSSFSRVKINPTNIAAGIETTTMKRPGRKGFSFLFFPILIALCAFLWISIGNLRLLGRCISP; encoded by the exons ATGGGTGCTGTCTCGGAATCTGCTTCTGCCGATGCTTTCAGTGAAGTGATGTCATCCATGCCTGGTTTTCGCTTTCATCCTACTGATGAGGAGTTGGTGATGTACTATCTGAAAAGGAAGATTTGTGGGAAGAAGTTGAAGTTCAACGTTATTTGTGAAACCGATGTCTACAAATGGGATCCTGAGGATTTGCCTG ATCAATCTTTCCTAAAAACTGGAGATAGGCAATGGTTCTTTTTCTGTCACAGAGATAGGAAGTATCCTAATGGTGGAAGGTCTAACCGAGCAACTAGACATGGATACTGGAAAGCAACAGGAAAAGATAGAAATGTGATATTTAATTCTCGGTCAGTTGGAGTTAAAAAGACACTGGTTTTCTATTTCGGCAGAGCTCCTAGTGGTGAACGAACTGACTGGGTTATGCATGAATACACCATGGATGAAGAAGAGCTTAAGAGATGCCATGATGTTAAG GAATATTATGCACTTTACAAGGTGTTCAAGAAAAGTGGTCCTGGTCCTAAGAATGGCGAACAATATGGTGCACCATTTAAAGAAGAAGACTGGGCAGATGACAATGTTGTAGATTTTAATGTTAAAGCAGCTCAGCTGGAGGCTCCAAAGGCTGTTCTTAACCCTTTTACTGATCAGCCACAGCAGTTGGCTGTTGTTAATCCTTTTACCGATCAGCAGCAGCCTATGTTTGGTGATGAAATGGACGAATTCTTTAACGGGGCTTTTGATATTGAGCCTGTCCTTGATCAGCAACAGTTTAATGGTTATGCCGACTTTCCTCAGGTGTGTGATCTTCAACAAAGTGTGGTCATGGGTCAATTCTCCGAGGCCATGATATTCCCTGAGGCAAGTGGGAAATTGCAATCTAGCGGTCAGCATTATGATGCACAGTTCGTCTTTGACTTCAATCACTCGGCTACTTCTCACTTATCTGAAGCACCCGAGGTCACTTCTGCTCCCAACATTCAAAGTGACGAGGGGCCCGTCTTTTACGAGGACGGCTTCTTGGAAATTAACGACCTAATTGAGTTTGAAGATGGGTTGAGTGAATTTGAACTCTACCAAGATGCAGAGATGTTCCTTGGTACAGCAGAAGCCAATCAAAATGTTGATGAATTCTGGATGCATATTGAAAGGAACACAAGGAGTCAAACAGAAGACTACACTGGTTCTTTCTCTCAAACAAATCCAG GTGTTGTGTGTGACTCTGTCAGCTTTCCTACTGAAAGCACTGAAAATCAAAGAAGCACTGTGGAAGATGTTACTACAACTACAAGTAGATTCTCCTCTGCTCTCTGGGCCTTCGTTGATTCAATACCTACCACTCCGGCATCAGCAGCCGAAAATCCTTTGGTGAATCGGGCTTTGAATAGAATGTCTAGCTTCAGCAGGGTGAAGATCAATCCCACAAACATTGCTGCAGGTATTGAAACTACAACTATGAAGAGACCAGGCAGAAAGGGATTCTCATTCCTTTTCTTCCCAATTCTTATTGCTTTATGTGCTTTCTTGTGGATTTCTATTGGAAATTTGAGACTATTAGGGAGATGCATCTCCCCTTGA
- the LOC123909660 gene encoding very-long-chain aldehyde decarbonylase GL1-9-like produces the protein MVFWEEYVSDEVMGTFAPIVVYWIYAGFYHLLPPLDNYRLHTTRDEEKKNLVPFKAVVKGVLLQQLVQAIVALILLTTTANASGVTVQPSMTKQIIQIVIAMFVMDTWQYFVHRYMHQNKFLYRHIHSQHHRLVVPYAIGALYNHPIEGLLLDTVGGAISFLVSGMTARTAVVFFCFAVVKTVDDHCGLWLPGNIFHLFFQNNTAYHDIHHQLQGLKYNYSQPFFPIWDKILGTYMPFNLVKRAEGGFEAKPAKD, from the exons ATGGTTTTCTGGGAAGAATATGTGAGTGATGAAGTGATGGGAACCTTTGCCCCTATTGTGGTTTATTGGATATATGCTGGATTTTATCACTTGCTTCCGCCTCTAGATAATTATCGGCTGCATACTACGAGAGACGAGGAAAAGAAGAATTTGGTTCCTTTTAAAGCAGTTGTGAAAGGTGTTTTGCTTCAGCAGCTTGTTCAGGCAATTGTTGCACTGATCTTG TTGACGACAACAGCAAATGCATCAGGGGTTACAGTGCAGCCTTCTATGACCAAGCAAATTATTCAGATTGTTATTGCGATGTTTGTGATGGATACATGGCAGTACTTTGTGCATCGGTACATGCATCAGAACAAGTTTCTATACCGCCATATCCACTCCCAGCATCATAGACTGGTTGTTCCTTATGCAATAGGAGCCCTGTACAATCACCCTATTGAGGGTCTTCTACTTGACACCGTCGGTGGAGCCATCTCATTTCTTGTCTCGGGGATGACTGCAAGAACAGCCGTTGTATTCTTCTGCTTTGCTGTTGTGAAAACCGTCGACGATCACTGTGGACTGTGGTTGCCCGGCAATATCTTCCATTTATTTTTCCAGAATAACACGGCATATCATGACATTCATCATCAACTACAAGGGCTGAAATACAATTATTCTCAACCGTTCTTTCCTATATGGGATAAAATTCTTGGGACATACATGCCTTTCAATCTTGTAAAGCGAGCCGAAGGGGGTTTTGAGGCAAAGCCTGCAAAGGACTAG